The window AAGAAATGGGCATGGGCTTTACCTGCAATCTGCGGCTGATGTGTGATACAGATAATTTGTCTTTTGGCTGCCATCTGCTTCATGATCATGCCTACCTGCTTGGCCGCTTCTCCCGATATGCCTGTATCGATTTCATCGAAGATCATGGTAGGTAAGTCGATATGTGCTGCTACCAATGATTTAATACACAACATCAGCCTGCTTAATTCTCCACCACTCGCCACTTTACGGATGGATTCAAAACGTCCGCTTTTATTTGCATCGAACAAGTATGCAATATTATCTGCCCCGTCTTCCTGTAAATCAGTTGGCGTGATATTCACTTGAATAGCTGCATTGGGCATACCAACCTGATGCAGTCTGGTATTGACTTCTGATACAAAATTCTTTACAACCGACTGACGCTGCTTGGTGAGTTGTTTTGCTAATTCAGTTGCGGCAGCAAGTAATCTTGCAGCTTCTTTTTCTGCAGCGTTGATTTCATCATCAATTGCCAATACTGCTTGCAGTTTATCTGATAAGTTTTGCTGAATATTGAGTAATTCTTCAGTGGTTTGTACCTGGTGTTTCTTCAGCAGCTTATATCCTGCAGCCATACGATCATTGATAACTTGCATACGCTGCTCATCCATGTGTACAGAATCATTGATGGAATCAAGCTCATCAGCGATATCCTGTAATTCAATCTGGCTAGCTTGTAGTCGGCTAATGAGTTCAGGTAATTGCGTATGTAGTTCGCGGTAAGCTTGGAGTTGATGCACGAGTTGTTTGAGTTGCTGTACCAAAGGGGTATCGCTATTGCTCAGCACATTAGTTACCTGACCTAATGCAGTTTTAATATTTTCTGCATTGCTGAGTAATTGCAACTCTTGTTCTATGTTTTCTAGTTCGTTTGGTTGCAGACGTATTTCGTCCAACTCATCAAACAAAAACTGATGATAGTCTTTCTCCTTTTGGAATTGCTGTTGTTGTGCTTTCAAATCAGCTAAATGCTGGCGTGTGTTTTGCAAAGCATGAAAGAGATCGCGGTATTGTTTTAACAAAGCTTGATTACTTGCTAAAGCATCCAAGACTTCTCTTTGAAAATCTGCTTCGCCTAATTCCAGTGTATCAAACTGCTGATGCAGATCAACCAAAAGGCTGGCCAATTGCTTTAGCTGTTGTAAGGTTACCGGCGTATCGTTGATGAAGGCCCTCGTCTTACCATTAGGTGCAATCTCTCTGCGTAAAACCAGTTCTAAGTCCGCATCAATATCCTGTTCTTTCAGAAACAGGTTAACAGCTTCGTTCTGGCTTACTTCAAAAAAACCCTCAATCACACATTTCTTGCTATTATTCAATAACACACTGGTGTCAGCGCGCTCACCCAAAATCAAGCTGAGTGCGCCCATCAGAATACTTTTACCCGCACCGGTTTCGCCGGTGATGATATTGAGGGCAACCGAAAAATCTATCCCCAGTTCCTCTATGATGGCATAATTCTGTATGTGAAGTTTACGAAGCATGTTCTGACAGCAAAATACTGAAAAGCATGGTTGAACTGAATGCTTTAATCATTAGTTTTTTTGCAACGGGCAATACCAGCTTTTGCGCGCTGATCCAATGAATTCTTATAACTATGGCCTTCCATGCTTAAGCATTCCTCATAAGCGCTGATGGCTTTGTCTTTTTGCCCCTTTTTCTCGTATATCATACCGGTTTGCAGGGCCGCTCTAGCTGCAAAATATTCAGGTCTGTTTCTGCCCATATCGATAACCATTCCATAATACTTGATGGCTTGATCATCTTGTTCCAAATCATCGAGAATACGTGCATATCGGTAGATGAATTCCAGTTTCTCCGTTGTGGAGGTAAAATCATTACTGCTTTTGCCGGCCATCAATGCAAGTGCTTCTTTGTGGTAACCACCATCATTCAGTATTCTGGCTTTTAAGAGTAATGGATTGGGCCAAGCTTGTTTTGCTTCTCGTACAGCTTGTTTATCTGCATCACTATCTGTACTGCCCTTACTTAGGACGAGTTGCTTAGTTTGTTCTGCGAGTTGTTGTTTGCCTTGCAAATAATAACACCAGCTCAGTTTGAGTAAAACATCCTTTCGATAAAAATTGCCTTTGAAGTTTGCTAAATATGTTTCAAAGTATTTAGCAGCTTCTGACAGATTGAGTTTGTGTAAATGAATAAAGCCTAATTGGAAATCCCAGATTGATGTAGCGAAGTATTGTGTTGATTTGTCTCTGTTCTGTACAACAGATAGGGCGTAATCATTTCTTTTATGCTGGATTGCAAGATTGGCCGCCATAAAAGTGAAGACTTGCGTATGAACCAGATCCAGATTTTTCGATTGCATAAATTGGAAAGCGGCATCCTTATTATTGCCGATATAGAACTGCAGATAGCAATAAATGAATGCCGCATCGTTCTGCATCAGCTTCTGCCAGAATCCATTCCCATTGGCAAAATTGGATACTCTTTGTAAGCCCTTTTGCAGATTGCCTTTGATGCCAAAGATGCCAGCCAACCATTGGTAACCTTTTGGGATGGTTCCGGCTACAGCCTGCATGCTTCCATACAATAAATCATTAGGTGGAAAGCCCGGGAATTTATCTTCATTCTCTTTCAATAAACGATATGCTTTCCATCCATCAAAACCGGCACTGCGCATGGCGCCGAACCTAACCTGAATAGCTGCTCGCTGCAGATACATGGCTGCTTGTGCTATTCGATGAAAAGCGTGGTTATCCGGACCTTCTTCAATTAGATCCAGCCTTTTGCTGATAAGCGCTTTGTGTTGTTGATAATAGTTAGGATCCTCATTTAGAAATAGGACAAAGAAGTCGGCATAGTTCTCCAGTAAAACTGGGATCAGGTTATCCGGCTTTTCCTGCTTGGCTTTTCTGATTAGTTGTAATCCATTGTTGATTCGCAGCGAAAAAATTTCCTGATAAGCTTGCTGACAGGTGGCATCAAAATCATATACTTTTTCAGCCTTTGTACAAAGACTGATCAGTATGGCTACCACCAGCAAGAGTTTTTTCATCGCCCTAAAATAAGAAAGGGCAACCATTGGTTGCCCTTTAGATGAAATACTTATCAATTATTTTGCTTCTACACTGTCGTTCAGATCGCTGTCAACCAGAATACGACCGCAGTTTTCGCAAACAATAATCTTCTTGTGTAAACGAATTTCGCTCTGACGCTGAGGCGGAATAGAGTTAAAACAACCACCACAAGCATCACGCTCAACAGGTACTACAGCCAAACCATTGCGGTAGCTCTTGCGGATTCTGTCGTAGCTGTACAGCAGACGCTCGTCAATAGCACCACGCGCATTATTGCTCATTTCACCGAAATGCTTTTCTTCTTTCTCGGTGTCAGCAATAATTTTTTCCAGTTCACTCTTCTTGTGGTTGAGTACACCTTCTTTGGTAGCGATGGTTTTCTTAGCGGCTTCCAGCACTTTTACTTTTTCAGCTAGTTCTTCGTTCGCATCACGGATGTGCTTTTCAGCCAGTTTGATTTCCAGCTGCTGCATTTCCATCTCTTTGTTGATGGCTTCGAACTCGCGGTTATTCTTTACATCAGTGCTTTGCTTTTCATACTTCTGCACCAATGCCTCAGATTCCTTGATGGCATTTTTTCTTTCCTCGATATACTGTGTGATACCGTTGATCTCTTCTTCAACACGGGTTAATCTGCTTTGCAGACCCAGCAATTCATCTTCCAGATCTTTTACTTCCAGCGGTAATTCACCTTTGAGAATCTGAAACTCATCCAGTTTGCTGTCAATCTTTTGTAAACGAAGGAGGTTTACCAGTTTTTCCTCAACAGAGAAGTCTTTCACTGTGGCCATAAATTGAGATAGATTTGAATGGATTCCTCAACTGTAGTAATAAACCGGATTGGTTCTTACTCTTGATTGGAGGACGGCAAAGGTAGGGAATTTAGCCTGTAAAATGTACACCAGCAAATCGATTGTATACTGTTCTGATTCCCAATGCCCAATATCTGCCAAAAGCAGCTTGTTTTCCGCATCAAAAAACTCATGGTACTTGATATCAGCCGTTACATAGGCATCCGCACCTGCTGCAATAGCGGCTTTGGTTAGAAAGCTACCGGCGCCCCCACATAAAGCAATGGTTGTCAATGTCTTTTGGGGTATTTGGGTGTGGCGAATGACCTCCAGTCCAAAGCTGGTCTTGAGCATGGATAGAAAGCCTTCCGCCGTCATAGGTTCTGGTAACTGGCCAATCAATCCGCTGCCAACTTCTTGATAATCATTGTTTAAGGGGTAGATATCGTAGGCCACTTCCTCGTAGGGGTGTGCCTGTTTCATGGCAGCGATAATCCTGCCCTCCAACCAAACAGGGTAGATTACTTCCACCTTATTTTCAGGTTCCAAGTGGCGCTTGTCTTGTTCTCCTACAAAGGGATTGGTGCCTTCACCAGCCTTAAAGCTTCCAGTACCAGGGCTTGTAAAACTGCATTCGCTGTACTGACCAATATGGCCGGCGCCTGCTGCAAAAAGGGCCGATTGTACTGCTTCGGTTTGTGCGTGGGGCACAAAAACACTGAGTTTGCGTAACTGCCCGCCCTTTGGTGCGAGAATTTTTCTATTGATCAAGCCCAGCTTATCGGCCATCATGGCATTGACGCCATGGAGCACATTGTCCAGATTGGTATGGATGGCATAAATAGCGATATCATTTTTGATAGCAGCGATCACGGCGCGCTCTACATAGTTCTTACCGTTGATTTTTTTCAAGCCACCAAATACAATGGGGTGGTGGGCAACCACCAGATTGCAGCCTTTTTCTTTTGCTTCCAGCATCACCGCTTCAGTAGCATCCAATGTGCATAACACACCTGTGCAATCCCAGCTTGCATCACCTGTAATCAATCCTACATTGTCGTAAGATTCCTGTAATGCCGGTGGGGCTTGTGCTTCTAATTCGCGAATGAGTTCGGCTATTTTCATGATGGACTCTTGAACGGCTAAATTAGCATCTATCTTTGTGAAATGTCTGCAGGCGCATTTGTTTTCCTTGATGGTCAATTATTGAAGGCTGATAAAGCTAGTGTTTCAGTGAACAACCGCTCTTTTCGTTATGGGGATGGCTGTTTTGAAACGATGAAAGTGGTAAAGGGAAAACTGGTCTTGTCGAAATTCCACATGGAACGATTGTTTACAACATTGCATAGGCTGCAATTTGATCTACCCGGTTATTTTACGGCTGAGTATTTGGAAGATTGGGTGATCAAATTGGTAGAGAAGAACCAACAGCAAAAATTAGCGAGAATTCGCTTGATGGTTTTCCGCGGTGATGGTGGTTTGTATGATCCGGTGAATCATTTTCCGCATTGTTTGATACAGACCTGGAGTTTACAACCGGCTCAGCAAGCCTGGAATGAAAATGGTTTGGTGACCGATATCTATCGAGATGCAGTGAAAGCAGTAGATAGTTTTTCATCGCTTAAACACAACAATTATTTGCCTTATGCTATGGCTGCTTTGTGGGTGAAACAGCAACAATTGAATGAAGCCATTCTGATGAATCCATCAGGCAATCTTGCAGATGCCACCATTCACAATGTATGGATCATGCAGGGCGGTGTATTGAAAACACCAGCTTTATCTGAAGGCGCTGTGGATGGCGTAATGCGTCGTTACCTGTTGGAACAATTTCAACAAGCAGGACTGCCTGTAGAAACCAACAGTATTTCTTTGGAGATGCTGGAACAGGCAGATGGCTTATTCTTCACCAATAGTATCCACGGCATCCGCTGGGCTAGGTCATGTGGCAACACACAATACAGTGTACATCGTTTGCAGGAATTGTTTCAAGATTTTATATCGCCATTGTGGCGATGAACTTTTCCGAAAGGCCATTGTTATCATCAAAAATTTTCCATGCAGGCTGTTAGCATCATTTGGTTTAGAAGGGATCTGCGTTTACACGATAATGCCGCTTTGTACCACGCATTGAAAAGCGGTGCGCCTGTATTGCCCATCTTTATTTTCGATCAACATATTCTAGATAAACTGGAGGACAAAGCCGATCGTCGCGTAGAGTTCATTCATTTGGCTTTGCAGCAGATGCAACAGCAATTGGTGGAAATGGGCAGCACGATGGAAGTGCATTATGGAATACCTGAAAAAGTATTTGCTGACCTGCTTAGCAACTATACCGTTCAAACTGTTTATACCAATCATGATTATGAGCAATACGCCATCGATCGCGATGCACGCATTGCGTCAATGCTCCAAGAAAAAGGTATTGGCTTTCACACATTCAAAGATCATGTGCTGCAAGAGAAAGGCGAGGTATTGAAAGACGATGGCAAACCCTATACGGTCTTCACACCTTATAGCAGAAAATGGCGTGCTTGTCTAACGGAAGACAAGCTGCAGTCTTATCCAACAGAAAAATTGTTCAGTCAATTTCTGAAACAGCCTGCTAAAGCCCTGCCTAGTTTGGCATCCATGGGCTTTCAGGAAATCGGTCAGGCTTTTCCTGCTGCAACACCTGATGAACTGATTATCAAACATTATAGCGAGCAGCGCGATTACCCTGCCATCAACGGCACATCCAGACTAGGTGTGCATTTGCGTTTTGGCACCATCAGTATCCGCGACCTCGCCAAAAATGCCATGCAATTGAACCAGACTTTTTTGAACGAATTGATCTGGCGTGATTTTTACCACATGATCCTTTGGCATTTTCCGCATGTGCGTGTGGGCAAAGCCTTTCGCTCGGAATACGATTTGATTCCTTGGCGCAATGATGAAAAAGACTTTGCAGCATGGTGTGCAGGCAAAACCGGTTATCCCATTGTGGATGCAGGTATGCGTGAGTTGAATGCAACTGGCTTTATGCACAATCGTGTGCGC is drawn from Chitinophagales bacterium and contains these coding sequences:
- a CDS encoding Nif3-like dinuclear metal center hexameric protein encodes the protein MKIAELIRELEAQAPPALQESYDNVGLITGDASWDCTGVLCTLDATEAVMLEAKEKGCNLVVAHHPIVFGGLKKINGKNYVERAVIAAIKNDIAIYAIHTNLDNVLHGVNAMMADKLGLINRKILAPKGGQLRKLSVFVPHAQTEAVQSALFAAGAGHIGQYSECSFTSPGTGSFKAGEGTNPFVGEQDKRHLEPENKVEVIYPVWLEGRIIAAMKQAHPYEEVAYDIYPLNNDYQEVGSGLIGQLPEPMTAEGFLSMLKTSFGLEVIRHTQIPQKTLTTIALCGGAGSFLTKAAIAAGADAYVTADIKYHEFFDAENKLLLADIGHWESEQYTIDLLVYILQAKFPTFAVLQSRVRTNPVYYYS
- the recN gene encoding DNA repair protein RecN, with amino-acid sequence MLRKLHIQNYAIIEELGIDFSVALNIITGETGAGKSILMGALSLILGERADTSVLLNNSKKCVIEGFFEVSQNEAVNLFLKEQDIDADLELVLRREIAPNGKTRAFINDTPVTLQQLKQLASLLVDLHQQFDTLELGEADFQREVLDALASNQALLKQYRDLFHALQNTRQHLADLKAQQQQFQKEKDYHQFLFDELDEIRLQPNELENIEQELQLLSNAENIKTALGQVTNVLSNSDTPLVQQLKQLVHQLQAYRELHTQLPELISRLQASQIELQDIADELDSINDSVHMDEQRMQVINDRMAAGYKLLKKHQVQTTEELLNIQQNLSDKLQAVLAIDDEINAAEKEAARLLAAATELAKQLTKQRQSVVKNFVSEVNTRLHQVGMPNAAIQVNITPTDLQEDGADNIAYLFDANKSGRFESIRKVASGGELSRLMLCIKSLVAAHIDLPTMIFDEIDTGISGEAAKQVGMIMKQMAAKRQIICITHQPQIAGKAHAHFFVYKAAEGDRIKTNIRLLTEDERITTIAQMLSGEKPTAAALANAREMIMN
- a CDS encoding deoxyribodipyrimidine photo-lyase is translated as MQAVSIIWFRRDLRLHDNAALYHALKSGAPVLPIFIFDQHILDKLEDKADRRVEFIHLALQQMQQQLVEMGSTMEVHYGIPEKVFADLLSNYTVQTVYTNHDYEQYAIDRDARIASMLQEKGIGFHTFKDHVLQEKGEVLKDDGKPYTVFTPYSRKWRACLTEDKLQSYPTEKLFSQFLKQPAKALPSLASMGFQEIGQAFPAATPDELIIKHYSEQRDYPAINGTSRLGVHLRFGTISIRDLAKNAMQLNQTFLNELIWRDFYHMILWHFPHVRVGKAFRSEYDLIPWRNDEKDFAAWCAGKTGYPIVDAGMRELNATGFMHNRVRMIVASFLTKHLLIDWRLGEAYFAAKLLDFDYAANNGGWQWAAGSGCDAAPYFRVFNPSLQTEKFDKQLKYTQHWVPELNTFNYPKPIVPHDAARKRALEVYGSVLKSVKAS
- a CDS encoding tetratricopeptide repeat protein, producing MKKLLLVVAILISLCTKAEKVYDFDATCQQAYQEIFSLRINNGLQLIRKAKQEKPDNLIPVLLENYADFFVLFLNEDPNYYQQHKALISKRLDLIEEGPDNHAFHRIAQAAMYLQRAAIQVRFGAMRSAGFDGWKAYRLLKENEDKFPGFPPNDLLYGSMQAVAGTIPKGYQWLAGIFGIKGNLQKGLQRVSNFANGNGFWQKLMQNDAAFIYCYLQFYIGNNKDAAFQFMQSKNLDLVHTQVFTFMAANLAIQHKRNDYALSVVQNRDKSTQYFATSIWDFQLGFIHLHKLNLSEAAKYFETYLANFKGNFYRKDVLLKLSWCYYLQGKQQLAEQTKQLVLSKGSTDSDADKQAVREAKQAWPNPLLLKARILNDGGYHKEALALMAGKSSNDFTSTTEKLEFIYRYARILDDLEQDDQAIKYYGMVIDMGRNRPEYFAARAALQTGMIYEKKGQKDKAISAYEECLSMEGHSYKNSLDQRAKAGIARCKKTND
- a CDS encoding aminotransferase class IV — translated: MSAGAFVFLDGQLLKADKASVSVNNRSFRYGDGCFETMKVVKGKLVLSKFHMERLFTTLHRLQFDLPGYFTAEYLEDWVIKLVEKNQQQKLARIRLMVFRGDGGLYDPVNHFPHCLIQTWSLQPAQQAWNENGLVTDIYRDAVKAVDSFSSLKHNNYLPYAMAALWVKQQQLNEAILMNPSGNLADATIHNVWIMQGGVLKTPALSEGAVDGVMRRYLLEQFQQAGLPVETNSISLEMLEQADGLFFTNSIHGIRWARSCGNTQYSVHRLQELFQDFISPLWR